The genomic interval AGCCGGCGCGCATGTAGCAGTGACGGCAGGCGGAGTCAACGAAGGACTTATGGGCCGTACCGGACTTGATCATGTAGCCATCGCGGAAGGTCATGCTCTTCGCACGCTGGCCCTTGATCTTTCCACCGACAGTGACCTCGCAGCCCTTGGCACCAGACTCCATGACGTAGCGGATGATGCCCatggcagcgcggcgcacctgcaggtTGCTCAGGAGCTTGAAGCGGAGGGACTCcacctgcgccatcgccgacaGGCCGCGCACCTCAACGCGCTCAACGTACAACTGGAGCTTGCCCTCCTTGTAGTtgaagcgctgctggatGCAGGCCGTCAGCTCGCGGATTCGGCGGCCGTTCACACCGAGTACCTCACGGGTCTTCGTCGCCTTGATCACGATTTCCGTGCGGAGCGTCGTGATGTGGTAGGAGACACCCGAGAAGCCCTCCTCAGCCAGCTCGCGCTTGAGAAACTCGAACAGCTCGGCGTAGAACACGCCGTCGCGGACGATCATGCGCTTCTTGGAGAGTGGGCCCATTTTCTCtagggggagggagatgcTTCACAGAAGAATAAAATGACTTCCCGGCGGTAGCGAGCCAGATGATGTGTCAGCGCAGTagggtgcatgtgtgtgtgcgtgcacagCCACGACAAGCcggcgggagggagggggggagggagagagagaggcaggaggGTCGGGGGTGGGGCATGAAGAAGATGGTAACAGTAACTCAGTAAAGGCAAATCCTTCGCGATGCACTTTGATCGCCCACGCCACCTTcgtgaagaggaagggagaggtagaaggggggagggggccgtacagctcctcctcctccccatcccCAGTTCTCGTAGAAACGTGCCAGTCCCCCTTAGTTTGACTTTGCAAAGAACGatccacagagagagtgaggtgACAAAcagtgaaggggggggggcaagagaGGGCCATGACAGccgacggggaggggggaactCTAGCTTAAAAAAGCAGCAGGGATTTTCCCTTTCCCAACGTGCCCTCTTGCCCTCGCTCagccacatccacacacacacacatcaggGGAGGTCAGACACACTACCCTGCCACAGGCACCATTGCCccggtgcaaagcagccgtaggcACACGCGTTGcggcaatgcgccgactcagccatcggtgcaccgcctctgccccaaacaccccccaccccctcgaggtgacacacacacacacacacacacacacacacaggctcCCCACGCCAGTGGGCCGTGAGGGCCGTGCCGGGGTAGAGTTCAGCACTACATGCATGAGCGCGCCGAGGGCGAAAAATGCAGGTCTCTGGTGTGCTGTCTAGAAGATGGCCGGGCCCAGCAAACCcgagggcgagagggacaAGCACGCCCTGTATCGCGAATAAGACCGCCGGCGGGGTCATGCAAAGCACCTTTCCGACCTCGTCCCTGCTCAAGGGCGATGCCTCTGCACCCTTGAAGGGGTGACAGCAAGAGCTGACTTGCAGCCTCGGTCTTCTTCCCATTCCTGCGCGCATCCGCATCCGCCTCTGCTGTTGTTTTGGCAGCTGACGTGGTACGAGCTCTACAGCGCACGGCCCGCTCTGTACCAGCTCGatccgtcaccgccaccaagTCATCCGCAGATGGCTTCACGACGGCAATACTACCCCGGAGTGCTTACGCCGATAgaggcaacgccgctgccgcttttCGAAGCTGGAGACTCCGCGTCTTCTGAAGAGTGAGGGGCCTTTGAAGACGACAACCAATGCGAGTACCGCATCATCGGTGTCCGAGAAATCGCTGCGCTCATCCTCGTCCAGCCCGACCTCAGCGACGGGTTCGTCGCTGAGGTGCTTCAGGCCTGCGCCCTCCATTACACATAGGTAGGAGCGTACGACACACTACAAGAGCGACGTCAGCAGCTTACGTtgctgcgctgtggcgaAGGGTGTGCTCGGCATCAACTCTGTGAAATTGGGGTGCTGTCAACG from Leishmania panamensis strain MHOM/PA/94/PSC-1 chromosome 15 sequence carries:
- a CDS encoding 40S ribosomal protein S3, putative (TriTrypDB/GeneDB-style sysID: LpmP.15.0960), which gives rise to MGPLSKKRMIVRDGVFYAELFEFLKRELAEEGFSGVSYHITTLRTEIVIKATKTREVLGVNGRRIRELTACIQQRFNYKEGKLQLYVERVEVRGLSAMAQVESLRFKLLSNLQVRRAAMGIIRYVMESGAKGCEVTVGGKIKGQRAKSMTFRDGYMIKSGTAHKSFVDSACRHCYMRAGCIGVKVKIMLPGDSTGRNGPSEPLPDVITVIEPKQITASE